A genomic region of uncultured Paludibaculum sp. contains the following coding sequences:
- a CDS encoding PadR family transcriptional regulator: MGKKPQKSEVWQGTLALMILKTLQALGPLHGYGVARRIEQTSGDRLALNYGTIYPALLKLEQEGYIASEWGFSDNNRKAKFYKLTAAGHRQVAREQRQWQETADIIAQFFEPGGETR, translated from the coding sequence ATGGGCAAGAAACCTCAGAAGAGCGAAGTGTGGCAGGGCACCCTGGCCCTCATGATTCTCAAGACGCTGCAAGCCCTGGGGCCGCTCCATGGCTATGGAGTCGCCCGCCGCATCGAGCAGACCAGCGGCGACCGCCTCGCCCTCAACTACGGCACCATCTACCCCGCCTTGCTCAAGCTCGAACAGGAAGGCTACATAGCCTCGGAATGGGGTTTCTCCGACAACAACCGCAAGGCCAAGTTCTACAAACTCACTGCCGCCGGCCATCGCCAGGTCGCCCGCGAACAGCGCCAATGGCAGGAGACCGCCGACATCATCGCGCAGTTCTTCGAACCTGGAGGCGAGACCCGATGA
- a CDS encoding ABC transporter permease codes for MRPLRALLIRLSNLLGRTPREHEFDDEIEAHLQMHIDDNLRSGMSADEARRDAILKLGGIELTKESMRDRWTLAWLETWWQDIRYSLRGLRRNPGYSTTAALSIALGIGASVAIFTVADGVLLRPLPYQDPAGLMMVWEANHKITNANRNVVSPGNYLDWRARSRSFDQLAVVRDLNSVLSDGHRAEELKKQAMTANLLPMLGVQPYRGRFFTEAEDRPGHDSVLLISHRIWQNWFGGDEAILGRRVTVNSTPRTIIGVMPPGFYFRNRETDLWEPVGMDLARDYRQTAGRYIMVAGRLKPGITRDQAQSEMAAIAVQLEAAHPNFNKNWTVNVESLRDSLVGRTRASLLVLLGSVGLLLLVACANVANLMLARCTTRQREMAVRASMGAGRWRVIRQLLTESVLLSLIGGAAGVVLARWLMAGLLALAPKMLTGVADIRMDARILGFSVGLATFTGILFGFAPAWTAARFNLFDVMRQGGGTVSRRGALRAWLVGAEVALSVILLTGAGLLFQSLNGLQAVPSGLQPENLLTFRVSLPAARYQPPYRRTVFFAQLLDRLRQLPGVQSASAVSYLPFDGMAAGTNTTIQGRPVPRAGEELLSMVRTVMPGYFQTMGIPMKQGRDFTTADNEEKSPMRFIVNEAYVKKYLQGSDPLSTSINAFMGDQNPYGQIVGIVGDVKEGALDKPAQPTIYYPHARLIYSGMTLLLKTSADPRGLIEPARRIVQELDPAQPIAEARTMDEVLGETLSRQRFSALLLVGFSILSLLLAAVGVYGVLAYSVTERTREIGLRLALGAGPAKITAQIVAAGARFVLAGTLAGVAGALALAGLLQGLLFGVEPRDPATFAAVPAILLAVALLAAYLPARRAGRLDPMSALRMD; via the coding sequence ATGAGACCTCTCCGTGCCCTCCTCATTCGCCTAAGCAATCTGCTCGGCAGGACGCCCCGCGAGCACGAGTTCGACGACGAGATCGAGGCCCACCTCCAGATGCACATTGACGACAACCTGCGCTCCGGCATGAGTGCGGACGAAGCCCGCCGCGACGCGATCCTCAAGCTCGGGGGCATTGAACTCACGAAGGAATCGATGCGCGACCGCTGGACTCTCGCCTGGCTCGAAACCTGGTGGCAGGACATCCGCTACAGCTTGCGCGGTCTCCGCCGCAATCCCGGCTACTCCACCACCGCCGCCCTCTCCATCGCCCTGGGCATCGGCGCCAGCGTCGCGATCTTCACCGTCGCCGATGGCGTGCTCCTGCGCCCCTTGCCGTACCAGGACCCGGCCGGCCTCATGATGGTCTGGGAAGCCAACCACAAAATCACGAACGCCAACCGGAACGTCGTCTCACCCGGCAACTACCTCGACTGGCGAGCCCGCAGCCGCAGTTTCGACCAACTCGCGGTCGTCCGCGATCTCAACTCGGTCCTCTCCGACGGCCATCGCGCCGAAGAGCTCAAGAAGCAGGCAATGACGGCCAACCTGCTCCCCATGCTCGGCGTCCAACCCTACCGCGGCCGTTTCTTCACCGAGGCCGAAGACCGGCCGGGCCACGACTCCGTCCTCCTCATCAGCCATCGCATCTGGCAAAACTGGTTCGGCGGCGACGAAGCGATCCTGGGCCGCAGGGTGACCGTCAATTCCACGCCGCGCACCATCATCGGCGTGATGCCGCCCGGCTTCTACTTCCGCAACCGCGAAACCGATTTATGGGAGCCCGTCGGCATGGACTTGGCCCGGGACTACCGCCAGACCGCCGGCCGCTACATCATGGTCGCCGGCAGGTTGAAACCCGGCATCACTCGAGATCAGGCTCAGTCCGAGATGGCTGCGATTGCCGTCCAATTGGAAGCCGCCCATCCCAACTTCAACAAGAACTGGACCGTGAATGTAGAATCCCTGCGCGACTCCCTGGTGGGCAGGACGCGCGCGTCGCTGCTGGTGCTGCTCGGTTCGGTGGGTCTGTTGCTCCTGGTCGCCTGCGCCAATGTCGCCAACCTGATGCTGGCCCGCTGCACCACCCGGCAGCGCGAGATGGCGGTCCGCGCCTCCATGGGCGCCGGCCGCTGGCGGGTGATCCGTCAACTCCTCACCGAAAGCGTGCTGCTCTCCCTCATCGGCGGAGCCGCCGGAGTCGTGCTTGCCCGCTGGCTGATGGCCGGCCTCCTCGCTCTGGCGCCGAAGATGCTCACCGGCGTCGCCGACATCCGCATGGACGCCCGCATTCTCGGCTTCTCTGTCGGCTTGGCTACTTTCACCGGGATCCTCTTCGGTTTTGCGCCGGCCTGGACGGCGGCCCGCTTCAATCTCTTCGACGTGATGCGGCAGGGCGGCGGCACGGTTTCCCGCCGTGGAGCCCTGCGCGCCTGGCTGGTCGGCGCGGAAGTCGCCCTCTCTGTCATCTTGCTCACAGGTGCGGGCCTGCTCTTCCAGAGCCTGAATGGCCTACAAGCCGTACCCTCCGGCCTGCAGCCGGAGAATCTGTTGACCTTCCGAGTGTCCCTGCCCGCCGCCCGCTACCAGCCGCCCTACCGCCGGACCGTCTTCTTCGCGCAGCTCCTCGACCGCCTCCGTCAGTTGCCCGGAGTGCAGTCCGCCAGCGCCGTCAGCTATCTGCCCTTCGACGGCATGGCCGCCGGCACCAACACTACCATTCAGGGCCGGCCCGTTCCCCGCGCCGGCGAAGAGCTGCTCTCAATGGTCCGCACCGTGATGCCCGGCTACTTCCAAACCATGGGCATTCCGATGAAGCAGGGACGCGATTTCACCACTGCTGACAACGAGGAGAAGTCACCCATGCGCTTCATCGTCAATGAGGCGTATGTGAAGAAGTATTTGCAGGGCAGCGATCCGCTCAGCACTTCCATCAACGCCTTCATGGGCGACCAGAATCCCTATGGTCAGATCGTCGGGATCGTGGGTGACGTGAAGGAAGGCGCCCTCGACAAGCCAGCCCAGCCGACCATCTACTATCCGCATGCTCGCCTCATCTACAGCGGCATGACCCTGCTGTTGAAAACCAGCGCGGACCCGCGCGGCCTGATCGAGCCCGCACGCCGCATCGTCCAGGAACTCGACCCCGCGCAGCCCATCGCCGAGGCCCGCACAATGGACGAAGTCCTGGGCGAAACCCTCTCGCGCCAGCGCTTCAGCGCGTTGCTGCTGGTAGGCTTCTCCATCCTCTCGCTGCTCCTGGCGGCGGTAGGAGTCTACGGAGTCCTGGCCTACTCCGTCACGGAACGAACCCGGGAAATCGGCCTCCGCCTCGCGTTGGGCGCGGGTCCCGCGAAGATCACGGCGCAAATCGTAGCGGCCGGAGCCCGCTTCGTCCTGGCGGGCACGCTGGCCGGCGTGGCCGGAGCCCTGGCCTTGGCGGGCCTCCTGCAAGGTCTGTTGTTCGGAGTAGAGCCCCGCGATCCAGCCACGTTTGCGGCGGTGCCGGCGATCCTGCTGGCGGTGGCGTTACTCGCCGCTTATCTCCCAGCCCGTCGTGCCGGCCGCCTCGACCCAATGTCCGCACTCCGAATGGACTAG
- the serA gene encoding phosphoglycerate dehydrogenase — protein MSKTSLDKSRIKILLLEGLHPSAEAAIRADGYSWIESHPKSLPPQELAAALSDAYFVGIRSATQLTRELIEQAPRLTGVGCFCIGTNQVDLDAALERGIPVFNAPFSNTRSVAELVMAEVVLLMRGIPSRNAAAHRGEWIKTATGSNEVRGKCLGIVGYGHIGTQVGLLAEALGMRVLYYDIETKLALGNARPVATLDALLRASDVVTLHVPETPQTMGLFGAAQIGAMKPGAKLINNARGTVVDINALVEALKSKHIGGAAIDVFPEEPKTAGEEFRSPLRGLDNVLLTPHVGGSTAEAQENIGVEVAEKLIKYSNNGSTLSAVNFPEVALPEHPGLHRLLHIHRNQPGVLSAINAVFSTQEINIAGQYLQTNPRMGYVVIDVESDEKAETLQLKQLLDEVPGTIRTRVLY, from the coding sequence ATGAGCAAAACATCCCTGGACAAGAGCCGTATCAAGATTCTTTTGCTGGAAGGTCTGCACCCCAGTGCCGAGGCCGCCATTCGCGCCGATGGGTACTCGTGGATCGAGTCGCACCCGAAGTCGCTGCCTCCCCAGGAATTGGCGGCTGCCTTGAGTGATGCCTACTTCGTGGGGATCCGGTCAGCCACCCAATTGACGCGCGAGCTGATTGAGCAGGCGCCGCGACTGACGGGTGTCGGTTGCTTCTGCATCGGCACGAATCAGGTCGATTTGGACGCCGCGCTGGAGCGTGGGATTCCGGTGTTCAACGCGCCGTTTTCGAATACGCGGAGCGTGGCGGAGCTGGTGATGGCCGAGGTGGTGTTGCTGATGCGAGGGATCCCTTCGCGGAACGCGGCTGCGCATCGGGGCGAGTGGATCAAGACCGCCACGGGCTCGAACGAAGTGCGAGGGAAGTGCCTGGGCATTGTCGGGTACGGTCATATCGGCACGCAGGTGGGGCTGCTGGCGGAAGCGCTGGGCATGCGGGTGTTGTATTACGACATCGAAACGAAGCTGGCGCTGGGGAATGCGCGGCCGGTGGCCACGCTGGATGCGCTGTTGCGAGCCTCCGATGTGGTGACCCTGCATGTGCCGGAGACTCCGCAGACGATGGGGCTGTTTGGCGCGGCGCAGATTGGCGCGATGAAGCCGGGGGCGAAGCTGATCAACAATGCCCGCGGTACGGTGGTGGACATCAATGCCCTGGTGGAGGCGTTGAAGAGCAAGCATATTGGCGGCGCCGCGATTGACGTGTTTCCCGAAGAGCCGAAGACCGCGGGGGAGGAGTTCCGGTCGCCCCTTCGTGGACTCGACAATGTGTTGTTGACGCCGCACGTGGGCGGGAGTACGGCGGAGGCGCAGGAGAACATCGGGGTTGAGGTGGCCGAGAAGCTGATCAAGTACAGCAACAACGGGTCGACGCTGAGCGCAGTGAACTTTCCGGAAGTGGCGCTGCCGGAGCACCCGGGGCTGCACCGGTTGCTGCATATACACAGAAATCAGCCGGGTGTGCTGTCGGCGATCAACGCGGTGTTTTCGACGCAGGAAATCAACATCGCCGGGCAGTATCTGCAGACGAATCCTCGCATGGGGTACGTCGTGATTGATGTTGAGTCCGATGAGAAGGCCGAGACGCTGCAGTTGAAGCAGTTGCTGGATGAGGTGCCGGGGACGATCCGGACACGGGTGTTGTACTAG
- a CDS encoding bifunctional fucokinase/fucose-1-phosphate guanylyltransferase — MPDLDSVREVEMARVDAAAHAARSRYVARIAAADSPVPWWDAVIVTAGSGRQADQYAEEMQRRRLEGRLPSGVMYLTAGDLDDSRLGSGGATLNALRVLAEQTLLREQPATDSLQQWWRQRRVLVIQGGGDPRRLPQYALSGRLFAPLPVRTPWGEASTAFDEILASSTAWAARLDHGLVVCAGDVLLDLDDSALRWNEPGISGAAIVLPAERAAEHGVYSIDEAGRVYAFLRKPTRAEMQAAGALRAEGLAAIDTGLLAFDADACARLSELAGVRYSFGRWLADQGILTAVGGERPFIDLYQHVTMALTGQWAPPASAPAALRHLALALQGLPFHCSLTAGRLQHVGSGTVLKNVALRDAALAGVYSSQRRTGSVAAAGVESAGVVIDSVFTAGCRLDTGAMAIECNLDVPVRAAQRAVLRGLSGLGTPVEIPEGVIVHQVPVARPGLGRAVIFQVYGVADRPELPVTDVAATWFGRPIGQVLADLELDAADVWPGADAEARSLWNAGLFGCGDVEMAWRCAEWLMGLHPAGFSVAQWHEMPRLSMAGGERWADAAALAEARVTRMQTGWRRTAMELARDGSDIRPMLALSPGIPALASTGRALSTEALALESHQWTEAASRHFQASLFLGQAGLSEESGAAHEAAFRCVRSAVEAAMPTGVPQVLASSTPCWREVEVAAPPRIDLGGGWSDTPPFCFDWGGTVLNISLELDGGYPIRTTVRVLDEPVVRCFADGETAEYRSAAEVLQPPLPGDPFSIPRVALRMLGWSGTGLEIRTVVDLPMGSGLGTSSILAATVLRALAELFGHTPTDEELSDQVMALEQSMTTGGGWQDQAGGIFPGAKLISSGPGLRQRLRVQPVGWSAERQREFERRFVLHYTGIRRIAKGLLTQVVGGYLAREVAVVQVLHSIKTLAVEMAYAMREGEWAYLGELMDRHWALNQQLDPHTTNAPINQMLHSLQPHLAGAKLAGAGGGGFLMLLARDEQCAARIRSTLAGGTGRLYEYRIAEDGLRVMRL; from the coding sequence ATGCCTGATTTGGATTCGGTGCGAGAGGTCGAGATGGCGCGGGTGGATGCCGCCGCGCATGCGGCCCGTTCGCGATATGTAGCGCGGATCGCGGCGGCGGATTCTCCGGTTCCCTGGTGGGACGCGGTCATCGTGACAGCCGGCTCCGGCCGGCAGGCCGACCAGTACGCGGAAGAGATGCAGCGGCGGCGCCTGGAAGGCCGCCTCCCGTCCGGTGTCATGTACCTGACAGCCGGCGATTTGGACGATAGCCGCCTGGGCAGCGGCGGCGCCACTTTGAATGCACTGCGAGTTCTGGCGGAACAGACTCTGCTGCGGGAACAACCCGCGACCGATTCACTGCAGCAGTGGTGGCGGCAACGCCGTGTGTTGGTGATCCAGGGTGGCGGAGATCCGCGGCGGCTGCCGCAATATGCGCTGTCGGGCCGGTTGTTCGCGCCTCTGCCCGTCCGCACACCATGGGGTGAGGCGAGCACTGCCTTCGACGAGATTCTCGCGTCATCGACGGCGTGGGCCGCGCGGCTGGATCACGGATTGGTGGTATGCGCGGGCGACGTCTTGCTGGATCTGGACGACAGCGCACTGCGGTGGAATGAACCGGGGATCTCCGGCGCGGCGATCGTTCTGCCGGCGGAACGCGCGGCGGAGCACGGCGTGTACTCGATTGACGAGGCGGGGCGTGTGTACGCGTTTCTGCGTAAGCCCACGCGTGCCGAGATGCAGGCTGCCGGGGCGTTGCGCGCCGAGGGGCTGGCCGCGATCGATACCGGCCTTCTGGCCTTCGACGCGGATGCGTGTGCGCGACTGAGCGAACTGGCGGGGGTCCGCTACAGTTTCGGCCGCTGGCTGGCGGACCAGGGCATCCTCACAGCCGTGGGGGGCGAGCGGCCCTTTATCGACCTCTATCAACACGTGACGATGGCGTTGACGGGCCAGTGGGCACCACCGGCGTCCGCCCCGGCCGCACTGCGGCATCTGGCGTTGGCGCTGCAGGGGCTCCCGTTTCATTGCTCGCTGACGGCTGGGCGGCTGCAACATGTCGGGTCGGGCACGGTTTTGAAGAATGTGGCGCTGCGGGACGCGGCGCTGGCGGGGGTGTACTCGAGCCAGCGGCGCACCGGTTCAGTGGCCGCAGCCGGTGTGGAATCGGCCGGTGTCGTTATCGACAGCGTGTTCACGGCGGGCTGCCGGCTGGACACGGGGGCCATGGCGATTGAGTGTAATCTCGACGTGCCGGTGCGTGCGGCGCAGCGAGCGGTGTTGCGGGGCCTGTCCGGGCTGGGCACACCTGTTGAGATTCCGGAAGGTGTGATTGTGCACCAGGTGCCGGTGGCTCGGCCAGGGTTGGGGCGCGCCGTCATCTTCCAGGTGTATGGAGTGGCGGACCGGCCGGAGCTTCCGGTGACCGACGTCGCGGCTACGTGGTTTGGACGCCCTATCGGCCAAGTGCTGGCCGACTTGGAACTGGACGCCGCGGACGTGTGGCCGGGGGCCGACGCCGAGGCGCGCAGCCTGTGGAACGCGGGCCTTTTCGGCTGTGGCGACGTGGAGATGGCCTGGCGCTGCGCCGAGTGGTTGATGGGGCTGCATCCGGCCGGGTTTTCCGTGGCGCAATGGCACGAAATGCCCCGGCTCTCGATGGCGGGCGGCGAGCGTTGGGCCGACGCGGCGGCTTTGGCCGAGGCGCGTGTGACGCGGATGCAGACGGGCTGGCGGCGGACGGCCATGGAACTGGCGCGGGACGGATCGGACATCCGGCCGATGCTGGCGCTGTCTCCAGGGATCCCGGCATTGGCTTCGACGGGGCGGGCCCTTTCCACGGAGGCGCTGGCGCTGGAGTCCCATCAATGGACCGAAGCGGCGAGCCGGCATTTTCAGGCCAGTTTGTTCCTGGGGCAGGCGGGCTTATCCGAAGAATCGGGTGCGGCGCACGAGGCAGCGTTCCGGTGTGTGCGCTCGGCCGTGGAGGCGGCGATGCCCACGGGCGTCCCCCAGGTGCTGGCGTCCTCGACGCCGTGTTGGCGGGAGGTGGAGGTAGCGGCGCCGCCACGGATCGACCTCGGCGGAGGTTGGTCGGACACTCCGCCGTTCTGCTTCGACTGGGGTGGGACGGTGCTGAACATCTCGCTGGAGTTGGATGGGGGCTATCCGATTCGTACGACGGTGCGCGTGCTGGATGAGCCCGTGGTGCGCTGCTTCGCCGATGGTGAGACGGCGGAGTACCGGTCGGCCGCGGAGGTTCTGCAACCGCCGTTGCCGGGCGACCCGTTTTCGATTCCACGGGTGGCTCTACGGATGCTGGGGTGGAGCGGAACGGGGCTGGAGATCCGGACGGTTGTCGACCTGCCGATGGGGTCGGGGTTGGGCACCAGCAGCATTCTGGCGGCGACGGTGCTGCGGGCGCTGGCGGAGTTGTTTGGGCACACGCCGACGGATGAGGAGCTGAGCGATCAGGTGATGGCGTTGGAGCAGAGCATGACGACGGGCGGGGGCTGGCAGGATCAGGCGGGCGGGATCTTCCCTGGGGCGAAGTTGATCAGCTCGGGTCCGGGGCTGCGGCAGCGGCTGCGCGTGCAGCCGGTGGGTTGGAGCGCGGAGCGGCAGCGTGAGTTCGAGCGGCGGTTCGTGCTGCACTACACGGGGATCCGGCGGATCGCGAAGGGCCTGTTGACGCAGGTGGTGGGCGGGTATCTGGCTCGGGAAGTGGCTGTGGTGCAGGTGCTGCACAGCATCAAGACCTTGGCCGTGGAGATGGCCTACGCAATGCGCGAGGGAGAGTGGGCCTACCTGGGCGAGTTGATGGACCGGCATTGGGCGCTGAACCAGCAACTGGACCCGCATACGACGAATGCGCCGATCAATCAGATGCTGCACTCGCTGCAGCCGCATCTGGCCGGGGCGAAGCTGGCCGGCGCGGGGGGCGGCGGATTCCTGATGCTGCTGGCGCGGGATGAGCAGTGTGCGGCGCGGATCCGGTCGACGCTGGCGGGCGGGACGGGCCGGCTGTATGAGTACCGAATCGCGGAGGATGGGCTGCGGGTGATGCGGCTCTAG
- a CDS encoding LacI family DNA-binding transcriptional regulator, translating into MAARMKDIAMDLGVSLMTVSKALRNHSDISEETRQRVLRRARELNYEPNWIARSLATRRTFMVGVVIPDLMHSFFAEVAKGIARHLDPLGYQVVISNTDENPAAERRQVDLLVARHIDGLIIATALPSWKQGGHAAFESAMTPYVLIDRLPAGLDANYVGVRDEELGEMATAHLVAQGCRRVAHLRGPATANSAGRLRGYKRALAKAGAEFRPEYVVQAGGGDMSGFTAMRHLLSLPDPPDGAFCYNDPVAAGAIQAVLEHGLRVPGDVAIIGAGNVHYSDQLRVPLSTIDQGSGQLGEAAAELLVRCIESKTPVKPSHVLIPPRLVVRESSRRQPTDALRT; encoded by the coding sequence ATGGCAGCGCGGATGAAGGATATCGCGATGGACCTGGGTGTCTCCCTGATGACGGTGTCCAAGGCGCTGCGCAATCACAGTGACATCAGCGAGGAGACGCGCCAGCGGGTGCTTCGGCGTGCGCGGGAGCTCAACTACGAACCCAATTGGATTGCGAGGAGCCTGGCCACGCGCCGTACGTTCATGGTCGGTGTCGTGATCCCCGACCTGATGCACTCGTTCTTCGCGGAGGTAGCCAAGGGGATCGCCCGGCACCTTGATCCTTTGGGATACCAGGTGGTGATTTCGAACACCGATGAGAATCCCGCCGCGGAACGCCGGCAGGTGGATCTACTGGTAGCCCGCCACATCGACGGCCTGATCATCGCCACCGCGCTGCCGAGTTGGAAGCAAGGCGGGCACGCTGCCTTTGAGAGTGCCATGACCCCCTACGTACTGATCGACAGGCTGCCCGCGGGCCTGGATGCCAACTATGTTGGCGTGCGTGATGAGGAACTGGGCGAGATGGCCACCGCGCACCTGGTGGCGCAGGGCTGCCGGCGCGTGGCTCATCTTCGGGGGCCGGCGACGGCCAACAGTGCGGGGCGGTTGCGCGGGTACAAGCGGGCGCTGGCAAAGGCCGGCGCTGAGTTCCGTCCCGAGTATGTGGTGCAGGCCGGTGGCGGCGACATGTCCGGGTTCACGGCGATGCGCCATCTGCTCTCGCTGCCGGACCCGCCGGACGGGGCGTTCTGCTATAACGATCCGGTGGCCGCCGGTGCCATCCAGGCGGTGCTGGAACACGGCTTGCGCGTGCCGGGTGACGTAGCCATTATTGGCGCCGGTAATGTCCACTACTCCGATCAGCTGCGCGTGCCGCTCTCCACAATCGACCAGGGTAGCGGGCAGTTGGGCGAGGCTGCGGCCGAGCTGCTGGTGCGGTGCATCGAATCGAAGACTCCAGTGAAACCGAGCCACGTATTGATTCCTCCGCGGCTGGTTGTGCGGGAATCGAGCCGCCGACAGCCGACTGATGCCTTACGGACGTAA
- a CDS encoding glycosyltransferase, with product MPLQGRRLAAGVALTRRLSGLKEIVRPYYLKWLYFRLKEANCPRPFVDCWKYPSVRVESSTERLKLSDPEHQDVVFLPMADWHACIQRSQHLASTFASMGHRCFFLNPNLGREFPQTYFGSERVLVSTIEPRVHELHVHLLREPVFHHRLLRPEENRRIVQAVEDLLRAAGSSRPTLVVSFPLWTEVAVELRERMGCRIVYDCHDLLQGFGNISNDLIEAEGHLLASSDLVVFSAQWLMEQTMAQHPLTSARTALVRNAVNHRDFAAAVARAPRARDGAAKTVGYVGALSSWFDTEAMRRAALTHPEWRFVLIGFVGSEKLDELRDIPNVQFHGEVPHSELPSHLARMDVAVIPFLKSPLTMATNPIKLYEYFACGLPVVSTRLPEVEGFPDLAYCFDTPEEFVLQLERAMREDDALLRARRIGVAQRESWVARCAQLNAAIHELDATPVDDSFLAPRAELLKGD from the coding sequence ATGCCTTTACAGGGACGCAGGCTTGCCGCCGGAGTGGCGCTCACGCGCCGGCTGTCCGGCCTGAAGGAGATAGTCCGCCCTTACTATCTGAAGTGGCTCTACTTTCGCCTCAAGGAGGCGAATTGCCCGCGGCCCTTTGTCGACTGCTGGAAGTATCCTTCCGTCCGGGTTGAGTCGAGCACCGAACGCCTGAAGCTGAGTGACCCCGAACATCAGGACGTCGTCTTCCTGCCGATGGCCGACTGGCACGCGTGCATCCAGCGCTCCCAGCACCTGGCGTCCACGTTCGCGTCGATGGGGCACCGGTGTTTCTTCCTGAACCCCAACCTAGGGCGGGAGTTCCCGCAGACCTACTTCGGTAGCGAACGGGTCCTGGTGTCCACGATTGAGCCCCGGGTGCATGAACTGCATGTTCACCTGCTGCGTGAACCGGTTTTCCATCACAGGTTGCTGCGGCCCGAGGAGAACCGGCGCATCGTTCAGGCCGTGGAGGACCTGCTGCGGGCGGCAGGCTCATCGCGTCCCACTTTGGTGGTGAGTTTCCCTCTCTGGACGGAAGTGGCCGTGGAGTTGCGCGAGCGAATGGGCTGCCGGATCGTTTATGACTGTCACGATCTGCTGCAAGGGTTTGGGAATATCTCCAACGACCTCATTGAGGCGGAGGGACACCTGTTGGCGAGCAGCGATCTGGTGGTTTTTTCCGCGCAGTGGCTGATGGAGCAAACGATGGCCCAGCACCCGCTGACGTCCGCCAGGACGGCTCTGGTGCGCAATGCCGTGAACCACCGTGATTTTGCGGCGGCTGTTGCCCGGGCGCCTCGCGCCAGAGACGGGGCGGCGAAGACCGTGGGCTATGTCGGTGCACTGAGTTCCTGGTTCGACACCGAGGCCATGAGGCGGGCGGCGCTGACCCACCCCGAGTGGCGGTTTGTGCTGATCGGCTTTGTCGGCTCGGAGAAACTGGATGAGTTACGGGATATCCCGAATGTTCAGTTTCACGGTGAGGTTCCACACTCCGAGTTGCCGTCACACCTGGCCCGGATGGATGTCGCAGTCATCCCCTTTCTGAAGAGTCCTCTGACGATGGCTACGAATCCAATCAAGCTCTACGAATACTTCGCCTGCGGGCTGCCTGTCGTGAGCACGCGCCTACCTGAAGTGGAAGGCTTCCCGGACCTGGCCTATTGCTTTGATACGCCGGAGGAGTTTGTGCTCCAACTGGAACGGGCGATGAGGGAAGACGACGCCCTGTTGCGGGCCCGGCGGATTGGCGTCGCTCAGAGGGAGAGTTGGGTGGCGCGCTGCGCGCAATTGAACGCCGCGATCCATGAACTGGATGCCACGCCGGTGGACGACTCGTTTCTGGCGCCACGAGCGGAACTGCTCAAAGGCGATTGA